CCGGTCGCTCGACGTGCACGTCGCCACCCTGCGCACCAAGCTCGGCCGTCCGGCGCTCATCGAGACGGTCCGCGGCGTCGGCTACCGGCTGGGCAGCGGACGGGACTGAGCGGTGCGCGTCCGCCTGCAGGGCATCGTCGTCACGCTCGTGGCGCTGCTCGTGTTCGGCCTGGGCATCCCGCTGGCGCTGAGCGTCGCGAGCAGCCTTCAGCAGCAGCTGTTCCTCGACCGGCTGACCGACACCTCCCGGTTCGCCTCCCTCGCCCAGCGTCCGCTGCTGGACAACCATCTCGGCCTGCTGGAGCCCGAACTGCGCCGGTACACCGAGGTGTACGGGGTGAAGGTGATCGTGGTGAACCAGGACGGCGCGGTGGTGCTGAGCTCGCTCGGCGGCACCGACGCCGAACGCGTCGACCGGGCCGCGATCGACACGCCGGTGAACAAGGCACTCGCCGCGCGACCGCCGGAGGCCGGGTCGCTGCTGATGCCGTGGGCGAGCGCGCCGCTGGTGCTGGCCGAGCCGATCCTGATCGACGGCGAGGTACGCGGCGCCGTGGTGACGGAATCGGCCACCGACAGCATCCGGACCCGGCTGCTGTGGCAGTGGCTGCTGCTCGCGGCGGCGTCGCTGGTCGCGTTCGGGCTCGCGTTGCTGGTCGCGCTGCCGGTGGTGCGCTGGACACTGCGCCCGGTGCGCCGGCTCGACGAGGCGACCGGTGCGCTGGTCGCGTCCGTGGTCAGCGGCCGCGAGGCGGAGCCGGTGGGGGAGAGCGGAGGCCCGCCGGAGCTGCGCCAGCTCGGCCGGTCCTTCGACCGGATGGCGGCCAGTGTTTCCGAAGCGCTCGCCGCGCAGCGCGCGTTCGTCGCCGACGCCTCGCATCAGCTGCGCAATCCGTTGACCGCGCTGAAGATCCGGCTGGGCAACTTGAACGGCCAGGTCACCGACGAAGCCGCGGCCGCCGACCTCGAAGCGGCGCAGGTCGATGCCAAGCGGCTGAACCAGATCCTCGACGAGCTGCTGTCGATGGCCCGCGCCGAGGCGGCGGGCGGGGAACTGGTTTCGGTG
This sequence is a window from Amycolatopsis benzoatilytica AK 16/65. Protein-coding genes within it:
- a CDS encoding sensor histidine kinase; this translates as MRVRLQGIVVTLVALLVFGLGIPLALSVASSLQQQLFLDRLTDTSRFASLAQRPLLDNHLGLLEPELRRYTEVYGVKVIVVNQDGAVVLSSLGGTDAERVDRAAIDTPVNKALAARPPEAGSLLMPWASAPLVLAEPILIDGEVRGAVVTESATDSIRTRLLWQWLLLAAASLVAFGLALLVALPVVRWTLRPVRRLDEATGALVASVVSGREAEPVGESGGPPELRQLGRSFDRMAASVSEALAAQRAFVADASHQLRNPLTALKIRLGNLNGQVTDEAAAADLEAAQVDAKRLNQILDELLSMARAEAAGGELVSVDLAEVIADRVADWSVVGAAREVALTSTVDVHGAHVLVPPRGLEVILDALLDNALKFSPSGTAVEVSATVDGGRAALSIRDHGPGLREDELERATDRFWRSPAHQNVPGSGLGLAIVTEIVRHSGGDVRLSLPEGGGLRIVMDFPVEER